In Lycium ferocissimum isolate CSIRO_LF1 chromosome 7, AGI_CSIRO_Lferr_CH_V1, whole genome shotgun sequence, the sequence TAACAAAGGCAGCATTTTCTAATGTATAAACCAGAAAAAAGCACTATTAATAGAGATACACAGGAATCAGGACTACCTTTGATAACTTTTCCTTGACCAATCTGGAAAGAGAAAGGCTGCTGGCCTGGATCCTTAGTGCTGTTACACTTACAAATTCAGTAAATATACACCACAAAAAATCCTGCATCAAactttaggaaaaaaaaaaaacgtaaccTTACCTCCAGAACTTTTGACTCAGGTCTCTATTTTTCCCTGCAGgcataaaacaagaaaaacatataaaccaaaaCCCTACCAAAAACTGATAGTACTTAATAACGAATCAAACTAAATTAAAGATTTAGCCTTTAAGCTCCAATTCATctcttaagaaaaaaaaaacagactaATTAGAGTTTACTAAACCCTTTATCGCTTCGATTCATCCCTTGAAAACAGAACTGAATAAATTAGAGTTTAATTATCCCTTTTTTCCCTGGAGAAGAAAAACAATATAAACCAAAACCCTACTAAAAATAAAGAATCAAAGATTCAACCTTTAAGCTCCCAACTCATctcttaagaaaaaaagaaaaaaaaaacagactaAATTTATTCATCCCTCGAAAATAGAACTGACTAGATTAGCTACCATAGATCCTAGTGAAAAGTGTAGTATAATAAAGAATCAAACAAAATGAAAGATAGAGACTAACCGTAACCAGTGCAGTGGACGGTGACAGTTTGACCAGGTTGTGGTTTGGGTCCATTTCCGGCTCTGACCACTTCCTTCTCTACTCCCATTTTTTACTGTTTTAGGGTTTGATGACTGAAACGCTAGTGTGCCGTGCCCTGGGAATTTCAAGGGTTCAATGTCACGTGATTCTCGCGTGAAGGGGGAGGATGTCATTTTGTTACCATTTCCTTTGTCCCAAATCCCAATTAATTTGACACATTCAATTTCAGGCGATCAAACAAACAAATTCTTTTACATGATTAATTCATAtcttctttaaatattttaaattattaactatagtactttttatatagtttttaaatatgtaattttttaaaaaaaaaaaaccttaaagATTATATGATCGAATTTacgatcaaaataaaaaaaattgagtctCGAAATTTGAACTGTGTCATATAAATCGGGACAGATGGGATAGCATCACTAATCtagtaactttttctttttatttgtctaGTGCTATTGGTCTAATTCAGATTTTGAACCATTAACAAgattaatttaatgaaataaatattaaattaatgttTTGAGAAAGTGCAAAATAAAATTTGGATAGGTAAAAGGGAGCATAGTAGTTCAAAACAAGGAGTATCAAGATTTGTGTGTACCTAAAACAatgactaattttatttttgaaaaataaatattttaacttgCTCACATTGTGGATTCAAACCCGAATAAAGGAGAAGAATTCTGGCAGATTGACAGtaatataaaatttatcaaTTCATAAGGATTATCTTTAAATCTGTTaaagacaaaataaaataaaatagggcATTCCATTTTATGGTTCGatgaaattgttgttattgtttaaAACA encodes:
- the LOC132064718 gene encoding peptidyl-prolyl cis-trans isomerase FKBP12 produces the protein MGVEKEVVRAGNGPKPQPGQTVTVHCTGYGKNRDLSQKFWSTKDPGQQPFSFQIGQGKVIKGWDEGVLGMQLGEVARLTCTPDYAYGAGGFPAWGIQPNSVLVFEIEVLGAQ